DNA from Terriglobia bacterium:
CTGTCGATTCCCGAGGGCGGGACATCGCTGGAGGAAGTCGAGCGAACGCTGGTGGATATGGCGATGCTGCAGGCCAACGGAAACCAGACCCATGCCGCCCGCCTGCTCGACATCAGCCGCGACGCCCTGCGCTATAAGCTGAAAAAATACGGACTGATGCATGGCGAAGAAGAACCAGCGGATTCCGCGGAAGCTTCTTAAGGTCAGATGTAAGAAGTAAGAGTGAAGAAGTAGAACCATGAAGCCGTCAAGCCGAGAGCAGTCGAGCCAGAATACAAAGCGAAGATTCCTACTTCTGACTTCTGCATTCCGACTTCTTAATTTCTTCCAGTTCCTCCACCTCGATCACGGGCGCATATCGACATCATTTTCGCGGTTAGGCATGGATGAATTCCTTCGTGGCGTGCTTCACTTGTTCGATCAGGTTGAGGAAGTCCTGGCGTGAGAGCGTATCGTGCGAGCCGAACCAGAGCAGGATCGCCTCGTCGAGCTCTTGGCTGGGAGTGTTGTCGGCGCGCGCGGGCTTCGGCGGCGCGGGCGGTGCCGAAGCCTCCGCCGCGGCTTCGCCGCTCAGTTCCGCAACGACGCGGTGCAGTTTCTCCGCATCGCCGGGCGCGATCTTGGTGAACTCAACGCCCATGCCGCAAGTCGGCGTGGAAACGCGCACGATGCCTTCCAGTCGCATGCTGCGGCTATTGACCGCGAGTTCCATGCGGATTCCGGTGCCGACGCGGACAGGCGACATCATCTCGATATAGCAGCCGCCGAGGCTGATTTCGTTGAGGCGGCCGGTGATGGCATGTTCCTGACCGTTCTCCCAGATGCCAGCGACGCCGGCGCAGTTGAAACGCGGATAGCGACGGCGTTCCTGCAGCCGCCGCTGGGTTTCGCGGCGCTCCAAGGCGGCATGATCCAGGGGCGCAGCCGCGGGCGCGGCAGCGGGATCGACGTAAGGGTCCGCTTCGGCGCCGAGCCCGGGAAAGTTGGCTGCGGGCAGATGCTCGGCGAACAGCAGCGCCGCCCCTTCCAGCCCTTCGAGGCCGGCCACATCGTCGCCATCCTTTCCCGGGTGCCCGATCCAGGCGACGCGATAGCTCGCCCGCTTGCCCTTGTATTCCACCTGGACGGGATCGCCACGGCCGCGCAAGCAGCGCACCCCGCGCAGGCGCGCGCCGCCCGGACTGATCTCCACCGTAGTCGCGCTCTGGGTGAACGGATTGCCGTTGCTGTCCAGGCCGGAGATAGTCACCGGGAGGGCGATGCGGAGCCGCTTCTGTTGGCGTCTGCCCATAATGTCGTTGCGCACGATTAGCGTGGCGTCTAACCACTTAGCGTAGACGGGATTGCGCCGAAACGGTCCACCGCGCGGGGCAATTTCCCGCGGCTCCGTTCGGTTTCTGCACGGGTGCAGATTTGGGAACGTGGCGAGGCTGCTGCGGCGATCTGCCGGAAGGGTGATGGCGCGGCGCGACGGGCGCTGTGTAAGGCTATTCGTAGTCGATGCGCTGCTCGGTATGGCGGGCGAGGTACCAGCAGGGCGGATGACCGAGGTGTGGAAAGAGCGAATGGACGCAGGGCTGCGCCTCGGGTTCGGCGAACATGTAACTGGTCTTCTGCTTGGTCTTGTGCAGGGCGTAATAACGATAGACCGTGACCGATCCGAGCGGCTCGCGATTGGGGATGCGGAAGCGAAGCGAGAGTTCGTCGCCGCCGTAGATGATTGCGAGGACGGCAACCGCATAGAGCAAGGCGCGCGCGAATTTTCGCCTCATGTGCCGGGCGCCAGGAGTTCGAGATGGATGGCCTCACGGCCGGGCGCGGCGGTGACGGCGAGGTGGATGTCGGAGAGGCGCATGATGAGCACGTCGGCGTGGCGGAGTTCTTCCAGCGCGTAAGTGGTGGGAAGGGCGACAACGCGCATGCCCGCGGCTTTGCCAGCTTGGATGCCGGAAGGCGCGTCCTCGATGACAACGCACTGGCGCGGTTGGAAACCAAGCGCGGCGGCGCCTTTCAGGTAGGGTTCGGGATCGGGCTTGCCGCAGGTGATGTCGTCGGCCGAAACCATCGTCCGAGGAACAGGCAGGCTGACGGCACGCAGGCGCGTGGTGGCCAGGGCGCGCGTGGCAGAGGTCACCACGGCCCAGCGGTCGGGAGGAATGTTGGCGAGCAGGTCGGCGGCGCCGGGAATGGCGCGGAGGCCGTCGAGGTCGGCGATTTCGCGCTGCTCTAGGAGGTTGGCTTCGGCGGCGGCGTCGAGTTGAGGCGCGACC
Protein-coding regions in this window:
- a CDS encoding PilZ domain-containing protein, with amino-acid sequence MGRRQQKRLRIALPVTISGLDSNGNPFTQSATTVEISPGGARLRGVRCLRGRGDPVQVEYKGKRASYRVAWIGHPGKDGDDVAGLEGLEGAALLFAEHLPAANFPGLGAEADPYVDPAAAPAAAPLDHAALERRETQRRLQERRRYPRFNCAGVAGIWENGQEHAITGRLNEISLGGCYIEMMSPVRVGTGIRMELAVNSRSMRLEGIVRVSTPTCGMGVEFTKIAPGDAEKLHRVVAELSGEAAAEASAPPAPPKPARADNTPSQELDEAILLWFGSHDTLSRQDFLNLIEQVKHATKEFIHA
- a CDS encoding HAD family hydrolase, whose protein sequence is MRKFSCSAILFDLDGVLIESRPAVERQWSIWAREHHLDPTQVIHVAHGRPTIETIREVAPQLDAAAEANLLEQREIADLDGLRAIPGAADLLANIPPDRWAVVTSATRALATTRLRAVSLPVPRTMVSADDITCGKPDPEPYLKGAAALGFQPRQCVVIEDAPSGIQAGKAAGMRVVALPTTYALEELRHADVLIMRLSDIHLAVTAAPGREAIHLELLAPGT